From a single Methanomicrobium sp. W14 genomic region:
- a CDS encoding methyl-accepting chemotaxis protein gives MGITELENAISDYISGNKNSLVNIERIDDEYSKLGKLVNNLIEENLKTGIYRRNIFSVPAPVAVLGKNLGISDVNDDFTKITGYSKEKLISMNIQEFFSLTEAKKTKGCSLNEAIESKEEVSGIYTLNLKGNQKTIEILAKPSYDEKGNLSGVFVSLNDITPVYTETLWYKKILDAIPYPVHVTDENMKWKFMNKAFEQLLIDNNTISSRESAYGKPCSNANADICNTNQCGIHQLRTTGKNETYFEWLGNECKQVTSSLKDDNGNIIGYVETVQDISELVNKTAYYESILDAVPYPIHVTDNNMKWTYMNKAFEKILVENHSVSDRKSAYGMDCCTANASICNTDQCGIHQLRTTGKNETYFEWLGMEGKQVTAAVKDAKGNGIGYVETVQDITDIIRPQKYLEAEFDKVAMDLKCIAEGRPQDVKLEVGEADEYTKHIRGKFLEVNESVDSVNKSFLRLVTDIKSLVSAGEAGNLEFRVDTSKYQGAYIELVRSMNDLLESISIPLKEGMVVCDKYSNADFSARFSDKIKVEGDFHEFRTAIDNIGISVAELLEKGNKVTGMIASNSREINKGTDDVAKAAEGVANTSQKTADLTKDLLKDIEEVNRQIADLSASNEEIAGTSQEVYNATNHVVEIGKEAQSMGNDANTKMMSVEKIARASVKEIQELTESIKEVGKVVKLINDITGQINLLALNAAIEAARAGEHGRGFAVVAGEVKNLAGEARTATDSIENVVSKVQSGSEKTAQSITSANDEIMEGVESVTKAIEALNTIIKSAGQVSNDVGEITKAIEDQANISNNIVKSMESGTQQTKNVQKEAEELAALAEEASASIEEIGSAMHEVNSFVSELEEANSKFKY, from the coding sequence ATGGGAATAACTGAGCTTGAAAATGCAATTTCAGATTATATCAGCGGGAACAAAAATTCCCTTGTAAATATTGAAAGAATAGACGATGAATACTCAAAACTCGGAAAACTTGTAAACAACCTGATTGAAGAAAACCTGAAAACCGGCATATACCGCAGAAACATATTTTCCGTTCCTGCGCCTGTTGCTGTTCTCGGCAAAAACCTGGGAATATCTGACGTCAATGACGACTTTACGAAAATAACCGGATATTCAAAAGAAAAACTTATTTCAATGAACATTCAGGAGTTTTTTTCTCTGACAGAAGCCAAAAAAACAAAGGGCTGTTCATTAAATGAAGCAATAGAAAGCAAAGAGGAAGTTTCAGGAATATATACCCTGAATTTAAAAGGAAATCAAAAAACAATTGAAATTCTGGCAAAACCGTCTTATGACGAGAAAGGAAACCTTTCCGGTGTTTTTGTATCATTAAACGACATAACCCCGGTATACACAGAAACACTCTGGTACAAAAAAATCCTTGATGCAATACCCTACCCGGTTCATGTTACTGACGAAAATATGAAATGGAAATTTATGAACAAGGCGTTTGAGCAGCTTTTAATTGATAACAACACAATTTCATCCAGAGAATCCGCGTATGGAAAACCATGCAGCAATGCAAATGCAGACATCTGCAATACAAACCAGTGCGGAATACACCAGCTGAGAACAACGGGTAAAAACGAAACCTACTTTGAATGGCTGGGAAACGAATGCAAACAGGTAACGTCATCATTGAAGGACGACAACGGAAATATTATCGGATATGTCGAAACAGTCCAGGACATATCAGAATTAGTTAATAAGACTGCATACTACGAATCCATACTTGATGCGGTCCCTTACCCGATTCATGTAACTGACAACAATATGAAATGGACATACATGAACAAGGCATTTGAAAAAATACTTGTAGAAAACCACTCGGTTTCAGACCGAAAATCTGCATACGGGATGGACTGCTGTACAGCAAATGCAAGCATATGCAACACTGACCAGTGCGGAATACACCAGCTGAGAACAACGGGTAAAAACGAAACCTACTTTGAATGGCTGGGAATGGAAGGCAAGCAGGTAACCGCAGCTGTAAAGGACGCAAAAGGAAACGGCATAGGATACGTTGAAACTGTCCAGGACATTACGGATATAATCCGCCCCCAGAAATACCTTGAGGCTGAATTCGACAAAGTGGCAATGGACCTTAAATGCATTGCCGAAGGAAGACCGCAGGACGTAAAGCTTGAGGTAGGGGAAGCAGACGAATATACAAAACATATCAGGGGAAAATTCCTTGAAGTCAACGAATCCGTGGATTCCGTAAACAAATCATTCCTGAGACTTGTGACTGACATAAAATCACTTGTCAGCGCAGGAGAGGCAGGAAATCTGGAATTCAGGGTTGATACTTCAAAATACCAGGGCGCTTACATAGAACTCGTCAGGAGTATGAACGACCTTCTGGAGTCGATTTCGATACCCCTTAAAGAAGGAATGGTTGTCTGCGACAAGTACTCCAATGCGGACTTTTCGGCAAGATTTTCAGACAAAATTAAAGTTGAAGGGGATTTCCATGAATTCAGGACCGCAATAGATAATATTGGGATTTCAGTTGCAGAACTTCTTGAAAAAGGCAACAAAGTCACTGGCATGATTGCCTCCAATTCCAGGGAGATAAACAAGGGAACTGATGACGTCGCAAAAGCTGCGGAGGGAGTTGCAAATACAAGCCAGAAGACTGCAGATCTTACAAAAGACCTCCTTAAGGACATTGAAGAGGTGAACCGCCAGATAGCTGATCTTTCGGCATCCAACGAAGAGATAGCAGGAACTTCACAGGAGGTATACAATGCAACAAACCACGTTGTCGAGATTGGAAAAGAGGCCCAAAGCATGGGCAACGATGCCAACACCAAGATGATGAGCGTCGAGAAGATAGCCAGGGCGAGTGTTAAGGAAATACAGGAGCTTACAGAAAGTATAAAGGAAGTAGGCAAGGTTGTAAAGCTTATAAATGACATTACCGGACAGATTAATCTTCTTGCACTAAATGCAGCAATTGAAGCGGCACGTGCAGGAGAACACGGAAGAGGTTTTGCAGTTGTTGCAGGTGAAGTTAAAAACCTGGCAGGAGAGGCAAGAACCGCAACCGATTCCATAGAAAACGTTGTCTCCAAGGTCCAGTCAGGAAGTGAAAAGACCGCACAGTCAATCACTTCCGCCAATGACGAGATAATGGAAGGTGTGGAGAGTGTTACAAAGGCAATCGAGGCGCTGAATACAATCATCAAAAGTGCAGGACAGGTCTCAAACGATGTCGGTGAGATTACAAAAGCGATTGAAGACCAGGCGAATATCTCAAACAATATTGTAAAGTCCATGGAATCCGGGACACAGCAGACCAAAAATGTCCAGAAAGAAGCAGAAGAACTTGCCGCTCTTGCAGAGGAGGCCAGTGCATCCATAGAGGAGATCGGAAGCGCTATGCATGAGGTGAATTCATTCGTCAGTGAATTAGAAGAAGCCAATTCCAAATTCAAATACTAA
- a CDS encoding chemotaxis protein CheW, which yields MASFDNVVVVQFEISGVQYALDIQVAREIVEMIPITPVPLAPKHIAGIINLRGEITNILNLNYLMGLPVRTNSENKKIIVLVPEAANGSNVGLIVDDVMSVLHVNEDDIDEMEESISKEAYVKGVIKSGKDSAGNKALIIWIDIKETLSDILKETHVT from the coding sequence ATGGCTTCATTTGACAACGTTGTTGTAGTGCAGTTTGAAATATCAGGCGTCCAGTATGCACTGGATATCCAGGTTGCACGTGAAATTGTAGAGATGATTCCTATAACCCCTGTCCCTCTGGCACCAAAGCATATTGCCGGCATTATAAACCTCAGGGGCGAAATTACAAACATACTTAACCTGAATTACCTGATGGGGCTTCCTGTCCGGACAAACTCAGAGAATAAAAAAATAATAGTTCTTGTCCCTGAGGCTGCAAACGGGTCCAATGTCGGCCTTATCGTCGACGATGTCATGAGTGTCCTACATGTAAATGAAGACGACATAGACGAGATGGAAGAATCTATTTCAAAAGAGGCGTATGTAAAAGGTGTCATTAAATCCGGGAAAGACAGTGCCGGAAACAAAGCACTTATAATCTGGATTGATATAAAGGAGACACTCTCTGACATCCTGAAAGAGACTCATGTAACGTAA
- a CDS encoding methyl-accepting chemotaxis protein, with protein sequence MLPENIENSLKNFLDGNTNSMIDLNNIDKEYYETGSLLNRIMAQKKESDTKASYYNDAINYAPVPIAVLNSDLKFTAINEDFISLTGYKREKLLSMTLDDFHFEFRLEKTEGETAKEAIKFRKRAECRYIMNSGGTERIISASSVPAFNKNNELTGVYISLKDVTRIEEQKAFYESVLSAIPFPISVTDLDMKWTYINPATAKMANIDIKEAIGLPCSRWNTKICNNGKCAIERLKKGEKTTYFDQNNSHYLANMEWIRDAEGKNTGHVEVVLDITESVSIEEYLKKEVKKVADDLKCIAEGRLQDINFEVGEADQYTEDIRKQFLGVTGSVKSVYSTLDRLVSDINSFINAGKDGNLDFKADGSLYKGSYIDIIEGINALMHTFSEPVYAVMNVCRRYADADFKARFDENINVKGSFLELKNAVDNIGVSVSEMLSQTSNMIEMVSLSSNDVNKGTSDVAKVAEGVANASQKTADLTKDLLEDIEEVNRQIADLSASNEEIAGTSQEVYNATNHVVEIGKEAQGLGNDANTKMINVENIAKASVEEIQNLTESIKEVGKVVKLINDITGQINLLALNAAIEAARAGEHGRGFAVVAGEVKNLAGEARDATNSIETVVSKVQSGSEKTAQSITTANAEIMEGVESVTKTIEALNTIIKNAGQVSNDVGEITKAIGDQANISNNIVKSMEAGTEQTKNVQKETEELAELAEEASASIEEIGSAMHEVNSFVKELGETNSRFKY encoded by the coding sequence ATGTTACCTGAAAATATTGAAAACAGCCTGAAAAATTTTCTGGACGGAAACACAAATTCAATGATTGACCTGAACAACATCGACAAAGAGTACTATGAAACAGGGTCTCTCCTAAACCGGATTATGGCTCAAAAAAAAGAGTCAGACACAAAAGCTTCATACTACAATGATGCGATTAACTATGCTCCGGTTCCTATAGCCGTTCTGAATTCTGATCTAAAATTTACGGCAATTAACGAAGATTTCATAAGTCTAACAGGGTACAAAAGAGAAAAACTTCTTTCAATGACCCTCGACGATTTTCACTTTGAGTTCAGACTTGAGAAAACAGAAGGAGAGACTGCAAAAGAGGCCATAAAATTCAGAAAAAGGGCAGAATGCAGGTATATTATGAATTCCGGGGGTACAGAAAGGATAATCTCCGCATCCTCTGTTCCAGCATTCAACAAAAACAATGAATTAACCGGAGTTTATATCTCCCTGAAAGACGTCACCCGGATAGAGGAACAGAAAGCATTTTACGAATCAGTACTCTCTGCTATTCCTTTCCCGATATCAGTCACGGATTTGGACATGAAATGGACGTATATAAATCCGGCAACTGCAAAAATGGCAAATATTGATATTAAAGAGGCAATAGGCCTTCCGTGCAGCAGGTGGAATACAAAAATTTGCAACAACGGCAAATGCGCCATAGAACGTCTTAAAAAAGGCGAAAAAACAACTTACTTTGACCAGAACAACAGCCACTACCTTGCAAATATGGAGTGGATAAGAGACGCAGAGGGAAAAAATACCGGACATGTTGAAGTAGTTCTGGATATTACGGAATCTGTCAGTATTGAAGAGTACCTTAAAAAAGAGGTAAAGAAAGTAGCTGATGACCTGAAATGCATAGCTGAAGGCAGACTACAGGATATAAACTTTGAAGTCGGAGAAGCGGACCAGTACACAGAAGATATAAGAAAACAGTTTCTGGGTGTCACAGGGTCTGTAAAATCCGTATATTCTACACTGGACAGACTTGTCAGTGATATCAACAGTTTCATTAATGCCGGCAAAGACGGAAACCTTGACTTTAAAGCTGACGGCAGCCTGTACAAAGGGTCTTATATTGATATAATAGAAGGAATCAACGCACTTATGCATACGTTTTCAGAGCCCGTATACGCTGTAATGAATGTATGCAGGAGATATGCCGACGCCGATTTTAAGGCACGTTTTGATGAAAACATCAACGTTAAAGGGAGTTTTCTTGAACTCAAAAACGCTGTTGACAATATAGGGGTTTCCGTCTCAGAAATGCTTTCACAGACCAGCAACATGATAGAAATGGTCTCCTTGAGCTCAAACGACGTAAACAAAGGAACCAGTGATGTCGCAAAGGTTGCCGAAGGCGTTGCAAATGCAAGCCAGAAGACCGCCGATCTTACAAAAGACCTCCTTGAGGACATTGAAGAGGTAAACCGCCAGATAGCTGATCTTTCGGCATCAAACGAAGAGATAGCAGGAACATCACAGGAGGTATACAATGCTACAAATCACGTTGTCGAGATTGGAAAGGAGGCACAGGGACTGGGCAACGATGCCAACACCAAAATGATAAATGTAGAAAATATAGCCAAGGCAAGCGTTGAGGAAATACAGAATCTTACAGAAAGCATAAAGGAAGTAGGTAAGGTTGTAAAACTTATAAACGATATTACAGGCCAGATTAATCTTCTCGCCCTCAATGCCGCAATTGAAGCGGCTCGTGCAGGGGAACACGGGAGAGGATTTGCAGTCGTTGCAGGGGAGGTCAAAAATCTGGCAGGTGAAGCCAGAGATGCAACAAACTCCATAGAAACTGTCGTTTCAAAGGTCCAGTCAGGAAGTGAAAAGACCGCACAGTCTATAACAACAGCCAATGCTGAAATAATGGAGGGTGTTGAAAGCGTCACAAAAACCATTGAAGCCCTTAACACAATCATCAAAAACGCCGGGCAGGTCTCAAACGATGTTGGTGAGATTACAAAAGCGATTGGTGACCAGGCCAATATATCAAACAACATTGTAAAATCTATGGAGGCAGGAACGGAGCAGACCAAAAACGTCCAGAAAGAGACAGAAGAGCTTGCAGAACTTGCAGAAGAAGCCAGTGCGTCCATTGAAGAGATTGGAAGCGCTATGCACGAGGTGAATTCATTCGTGAAAGAGCTGGGGGAGACAAATTCACGGTTCAAATACTAA
- a CDS encoding methyl-accepting chemotaxis protein — MTTTEIENVLTEFIGGNNEILIDTKLMDERYQKIGELINQILKAKKETDENAKLFYHSLCKNPIPIVVLEPDYTISDTDDYFINISGNSKERLCSMNLNSFISEFDLKKIRGEGVEEAFRKLETVSGVYQMNLKGERKIFQVAFNPLFDENNEFLHFVISFSDITEVEDTKSWYQSILDAIPFPISVTDMKMRWTYINPAAEKMIKTGINEAIGNTCNRWNNNICNTADCVIERLRRGEKTTYFEQNGKNLMAGAAWVKDAFGNKTGHVEVIQDITKSVRIGDYLKDEVRKVAGDLQCIADGRNDEVSLQVSEADEYTEEVRELFFGVAESLKTVNNTLDMLMKDINRLVRAGEEGELDFRADTESYKGAYKKIIQSINHVYDSLSIPINATTDVCNSYSNADFTARFDDSLDVKGDFQKLKESVNNIGISVSVMLSQTGKMTDKVSSSSNDVNKGTNDVAKAAEGVANASQKTADLTRDLLKDIEEVNRQISDLSASNEEIAGTSQEVFNSSNHVLEIGKEAQNLGEEANERMKNVEKIANASVNEIHDLSEKVKDIEKVVKLINDITGQINLLALNAAIEAARAGEHGRGFAVVAGEVKNLAAEAREATNSIESVVSTIQTGSENTAKAITEANDEIKVGVESVTKTIESLNAIIKNTGQVSNDIGEITKAIEDQANISNNVVRAMESGTQQTKNVQKETEELAALAEEASASIEEIGSAMHEVNSYIKELKDENSKFRFQ; from the coding sequence ATGACAACAACCGAAATTGAAAACGTACTGACGGAATTCATTGGCGGAAACAATGAAATCCTGATTGATACAAAATTAATGGACGAAAGATATCAGAAAATCGGAGAACTGATAAATCAAATATTAAAGGCAAAGAAAGAAACTGATGAAAATGCCAAACTATTTTATCATTCCCTGTGCAAAAATCCGATTCCAATAGTCGTCCTGGAACCTGATTATACAATATCTGATACAGACGACTACTTCATCAATATTTCCGGTAATTCAAAAGAAAGACTTTGCTCAATGAACCTGAACAGTTTCATCTCAGAATTTGATCTGAAAAAAATACGCGGAGAAGGTGTCGAAGAAGCATTCAGAAAACTTGAAACGGTATCCGGGGTATACCAGATGAACCTTAAAGGGGAAAGAAAAATTTTTCAGGTCGCATTCAACCCTCTTTTCGATGAAAATAATGAATTTCTCCACTTCGTCATCTCATTTTCTGACATAACAGAGGTCGAGGACACCAAATCATGGTACCAGTCAATACTTGATGCAATTCCCTTCCCCATCTCGGTAACCGATATGAAGATGAGATGGACATACATCAACCCGGCCGCAGAAAAAATGATTAAAACCGGCATAAATGAAGCGATTGGAAATACATGCAACAGATGGAACAACAACATCTGCAACACCGCAGACTGTGTAATAGAACGCCTTAGAAGAGGAGAAAAAACAACATACTTCGAGCAGAACGGGAAAAATCTGATGGCAGGGGCCGCATGGGTAAAGGATGCCTTTGGAAACAAAACTGGTCATGTGGAAGTCATTCAGGACATAACTAAGTCTGTAAGAATCGGAGACTACCTGAAGGATGAAGTCCGGAAAGTTGCAGGAGACCTGCAGTGCATTGCAGATGGAAGAAACGACGAAGTCAGCCTTCAGGTAAGTGAGGCCGACGAATACACCGAAGAAGTCAGGGAACTCTTTTTTGGTGTGGCAGAATCTCTAAAAACCGTTAACAATACCCTGGACATGCTTATGAAAGACATAAACAGACTTGTCAGGGCCGGAGAGGAAGGAGAACTTGATTTCAGAGCTGACACCGAATCTTACAAAGGTGCATACAAAAAGATTATTCAGAGCATAAACCATGTTTATGACAGTTTGTCTATCCCAATAAACGCAACAACAGATGTCTGCAACAGTTATTCAAATGCCGACTTTACTGCAAGATTTGATGACAGCCTGGATGTGAAAGGTGATTTCCAAAAGCTGAAAGAATCGGTCAACAATATCGGTATTTCAGTTTCAGTAATGCTTTCACAGACAGGAAAGATGACGGACAAGGTATCTTCAAGCTCCAATGATGTGAACAAAGGAACAAATGACGTCGCAAAAGCCGCGGAAGGCGTTGCAAATGCAAGTCAGAAGACAGCCGATCTCACAAGAGACCTGTTGAAAGACATTGAAGAGGTGAACCGTCAGATATCTGATCTTTCGGCATCAAACGAAGAGATAGCAGGAACTTCACAGGAAGTTTTCAATTCCTCAAACCATGTCCTTGAAATTGGGAAGGAGGCACAAAACCTTGGAGAAGAAGCAAACGAAAGGATGAAGAACGTGGAAAAAATAGCGAACGCAAGTGTAAATGAAATCCACGACCTTTCGGAAAAGGTAAAAGACATCGAAAAGGTTGTAAAACTTATAAACGATATTACCGGTCAGATTAATCTTCTCGCACTTAATGCAGCAATTGAAGCTGCACGTGCAGGTGAGCACGGGAGAGGATTTGCAGTCGTTGCAGGTGAAGTCAAAAACCTTGCAGCAGAGGCCAGAGAAGCGACAAATTCCATTGAAAGCGTTGTTTCCACAATCCAGACCGGAAGCGAAAACACTGCAAAAGCAATAACCGAGGCTAATGACGAAATTAAGGTAGGTGTTGAAAGCGTTACAAAAACCATTGAGTCCCTGAACGCAATAATTAAAAACACAGGTCAGGTTTCAAATGACATCGGTGAAATTACAAAGGCAATCGAAGACCAGGCCAACATCTCAAACAATGTCGTAAGAGCAATGGAATCAGGTACACAGCAGACCAAGAACGTCCAGAAAGAGACAGAAGAGCTTGCAGCACTTGCAGAAGAGGCAAGTGCATCAATAGAAGAAATCGGAAGTGCAATGCACGAGGTGAATTCGTACATAAAAGAACTGAAAGATGAGAACTCAAAATTCAGATTTCAATAA
- a CDS encoding agmatine deiminase family protein has product MGKQNLKIGLIQTEVSDNTDCNIKKTLLLAEEALKKGAKIICLQELFSTPYFPQYENNDAEKYAESIPGKATNVFSELAKKYHAVIVLTVYEKADDNRHYNSAIVINSDGTLMPAYHKVHIPYDPLFYEKDYFYPGDSYQVYDTIYGKIGVLICYDQWFPEAARNLALNGAEIIFYPTAIGYISGLKDTAEGDWKNAWMTVQRGHAISNSVYVAAVNRTGREGELEFWGNSFLCDPFGNITAEAGDKDEIVLADIDFSLNRDIREGWGFLKNRRPETYDTLTKPVEGRFLSEGYTCNPKKRQDTPKKLGYRMPAEWERHDAVWLCWPYDIETFFDIESVEKTYTAVVSWISSGEMVNLLVKDENMRDKVRKILFDAGCPPGKINFFVQEYADVWIRDYGPVFVVNRDKKSIAAVDWVFNAWGGKYEDLKSDNVIPSALSKILQLNLFHPGIILEGGSIDVNGKGSLLTTRQCLLNKNRNPHLKKEEIEEYLDEYLGAENVIWLEQGITGDDTDGHIDDVARFVNQNTIICAVEENPDDENYEILRKNFEILKNSKDESGSPLNVIKVPMPGRVDSKIALPASYTNFYIGNGIVIVPVFKTKNDSKALEIIRNAFPDRKVVGIDCRMMVYGLGTIHCVSQQQPSV; this is encoded by the coding sequence ATGGGGAAACAAAACCTCAAAATAGGACTTATACAGACTGAAGTTTCAGATAATACGGACTGCAATATCAAAAAAACACTCCTGCTTGCAGAAGAGGCACTCAAGAAAGGTGCAAAAATAATCTGCCTCCAGGAGCTTTTTTCAACGCCTTATTTCCCGCAGTATGAAAATAATGATGCCGAAAAATACGCCGAGAGTATCCCCGGAAAAGCGACGAATGTATTTTCAGAGCTTGCAAAAAAGTATCACGCCGTTATTGTGTTAACTGTATACGAAAAAGCAGATGATAACAGGCATTACAACTCGGCAATAGTAATAAACTCCGACGGGACACTGATGCCTGCATACCACAAAGTTCACATCCCCTATGATCCCCTATTCTACGAAAAGGACTACTTTTATCCGGGAGACTCATATCAGGTCTACGATACGATATACGGAAAAATAGGTGTCTTAATCTGCTACGACCAGTGGTTCCCGGAAGCTGCAAGAAATCTTGCACTAAACGGCGCTGAAATTATTTTTTACCCTACCGCAATCGGCTACATCTCAGGTCTGAAAGACACTGCCGAAGGCGACTGGAAGAACGCATGGATGACAGTCCAGAGAGGTCATGCCATATCAAACAGTGTTTACGTCGCCGCCGTAAACAGGACAGGCAGGGAAGGAGAGCTTGAGTTCTGGGGAAATTCATTCTTATGTGACCCTTTCGGAAACATTACGGCAGAAGCGGGTGATAAAGATGAAATCGTCCTTGCAGACATCGATTTCTCCCTGAACAGGGATATAAGGGAGGGATGGGGATTTCTGAAAAACAGGAGACCTGAAACATATGATACCCTGACAAAACCGGTAGAAGGACGTTTTTTAAGCGAAGGTTATACCTGCAACCCGAAAAAGCGTCAGGACACTCCTAAAAAACTAGGGTACCGCATGCCTGCCGAATGGGAGAGGCACGATGCGGTCTGGCTGTGCTGGCCGTATGATATCGAGACATTTTTTGACATTGAATCGGTTGAAAAAACATATACCGCAGTTGTATCCTGGATATCCTCCGGTGAAATGGTAAATCTCCTTGTCAAAGATGAAAACATGCGTGATAAAGTCAGGAAGATTCTTTTTGATGCAGGATGCCCTCCCGGAAAAATAAATTTTTTCGTACAGGAATACGCAGACGTGTGGATACGCGATTACGGGCCGGTTTTTGTCGTAAACAGGGATAAAAAAAGCATCGCAGCAGTTGACTGGGTATTCAATGCATGGGGCGGCAAGTATGAAGACCTGAAATCAGACAATGTTATCCCGTCGGCTTTATCAAAAATCCTTCAATTAAACCTGTTTCATCCCGGAATCATACTTGAGGGCGGGTCAATCGACGTAAACGGGAAAGGCTCACTTCTCACGACACGACAGTGCCTTCTGAACAAAAACAGAAACCCGCACCTGAAAAAGGAGGAAATCGAAGAATATCTTGACGAATACCTGGGTGCGGAAAACGTAATCTGGCTTGAACAGGGAATAACAGGCGATGACACGGACGGACACATTGATGATGTCGCAAGGTTTGTAAACCAGAATACTATCATATGTGCAGTTGAGGAAAACCCGGATGATGAAAACTACGAAATACTCAGGAAGAATTTTGAGATTCTTAAAAACTCAAAGGACGAATCAGGCAGTCCCCTGAATGTGATTAAAGTCCCCATGCCCGGAAGAGTCGACAGCAAAATAGCGCTACCTGCAAGCTACACGAATTTTTACATAGGAAACGGAATTGTAATCGTTCCGGTATTCAAAACGAAAAACGATTCAAAGGCTCTGGAAATAATCAGAAATGCATTCCCCGACAGAAAAGTTGTCGGAATAGACTGCCGCATGATGGTCTACGGACTTGGGACAATTCACTGCGTAAGCCAGCAGCAGCCTTCGGTATAA
- a CDS encoding NAD(P)/FAD-dependent oxidoreductase, giving the protein MITKGCAVLNKSTEYYDVIIAGGGPSGLFCAVSASEGKNRVLVIEKNEICGKKLLISGLSQCNITQSGDIKNFFIKYGDKEKGNFLKPSLFNFTNDDLVNFFNERGLETVVEKQNKVFPVSKKSSDVLEVLLDECSAKNVIIKCGETLTKACFEDSSFLVETLAKRYSCRSLVIATGGITYPKTGSTGDGYKIAEHFGHTVKKASPALCPVYVRDNHFACLSGISFKNAGISLYRRNKKEKELFGDILFTHRGLSGPGILHISRYAEPGDTIKISFIGKIRKEDFLKDFTEKISLNGTKSVKSVITGYGLYERFARRILDLLEIKHDQKCAHLSKSKRNDISEGICDHPFVIDSIGGLNEGMVTKGGVDLKEVNPKTMESRICRNLYFTGEVLDIDGDTGGYNLQAAFSTGYLAGQNISSN; this is encoded by the coding sequence ATGATAACAAAAGGTTGTGCTGTCCTGAATAAATCAACAGAATATTACGACGTTATAATAGCCGGAGGCGGACCGTCAGGTCTGTTTTGTGCCGTCAGTGCCTCAGAAGGAAAAAACAGGGTTTTAGTCATTGAAAAAAATGAGATCTGCGGCAAAAAACTGCTGATATCCGGTCTTTCGCAGTGCAATATCACGCAGAGCGGAGATATTAAAAATTTTTTCATCAAATACGGGGACAAAGAGAAAGGAAATTTCCTGAAGCCTTCTCTTTTCAATTTCACAAATGACGATCTTGTAAATTTTTTTAACGAACGCGGCCTCGAAACGGTTGTTGAAAAACAAAACAAAGTTTTTCCTGTCTCAAAAAAGTCTTCTGACGTCCTTGAAGTTCTGCTTGATGAGTGCTCTGCAAAAAATGTCATTATAAAATGCGGAGAAACGCTGACCAAAGCTTGTTTTGAAGATAGTTCATTTCTTGTAGAAACTCTGGCCAAAAGATATTCATGCAGAAGTCTTGTTATTGCAACAGGAGGGATTACATACCCTAAAACCGGCTCTACAGGAGACGGCTATAAAATTGCGGAACATTTTGGTCATACTGTGAAAAAAGCATCTCCTGCCCTGTGTCCTGTATATGTCCGCGACAATCACTTCGCATGTTTAAGCGGAATCTCTTTTAAAAATGCAGGCATCTCTTTATACCGCCGCAATAAAAAGGAAAAAGAGCTTTTTGGTGACATTCTCTTTACTCACAGGGGTCTTTCCGGTCCCGGAATTCTTCACATCTCAAGATATGCAGAACCAGGTGACACCATAAAAATTTCTTTTATCGGGAAAATTAGAAAAGAGGATTTTTTAAAGGATTTTACGGAAAAGATATCTTTAAACGGGACAAAATCCGTAAAGTCGGTAATAACAGGGTACGGCCTTTATGAAAGGTTTGCGAGAAGGATACTGGATCTTCTTGAAATAAAGCATGATCAAAAATGTGCGCATCTTTCAAAAAGCAAAAGAAATGATATATCTGAGGGAATCTGTGACCATCCTTTTGTAATCGATTCAATCGGAGGTCTGAATGAGGGTATGGTCACAAAAGGCGGTGTTGACTTGAAAGAGGTTAATCCGAAGACAATGGAATCCAGAATCTGCAGAAATTTATATTTTACAGGAGAAGTTCTTGATATCGACGGTGACACCGGAGGTTACAACCTTCAGGCTGCGTTTTCAACTGGATATCTTGCAGGGCAGAACATAAGCTCAAATTAA
- a CDS encoding RNA-binding protein — METSKLYVGNLTYSVDDKQLEELFSQYGDVKSVKIIERKGFGFVEMGTAEEAEKAKEALNETEFEGRRLRIDEARPPRPRREFNSRY; from the coding sequence ATGGAAACCAGTAAACTGTATGTCGGAAACCTGACATACTCCGTGGATGATAAACAGCTGGAAGAACTGTTTTCTCAATATGGTGATGTTAAAAGCGTCAAAATTATTGAACGTAAAGGATTTGGATTCGTCGAAATGGGCACTGCCGAAGAAGCCGAAAAGGCAAAAGAGGCACTCAACGAGACTGAATTTGAAGGCCGCAGACTGAGAATAGACGAGGCAAGACCGCCGCGTCCCAGAAGAGAATTCAACAGCAGATACTAA